One region of Dysidea avara chromosome 1, odDysAvar1.4, whole genome shotgun sequence genomic DNA includes:
- the LOC136252994 gene encoding 52 kDa repressor of the inhibitor of the protein kinase-like, whose product MSRSILDYFRSKVIAQQGQNPLSETLTTDGSNSDSEVGEEGLIDNETESGSETPVTITNESGINNDSDGNECQSQGINEETEATPSTTESIRVNADFIEAANWPDNLTVSLQQSTGELCREVAPETFHDSDPVEFNSNGEPSYPNVNFVSNSESSDILQVAISRSRIIKDHEKYELITSSQSNLRSTDFDTVYFTVSGGRKRKQITFQSRWLQDYKWLRYGLENSQGGWCLPCILFLTDSEKTHLGAFVCTPFKNYNKSKELMERHAKHAYHLRAVDHAFEFTRRWANPESRIDSQLIDKSSKNFKFNTEVLPTIAETVLLCAKQRISLQGHNQDKVNFTQEPLRNEGNFIAILRLLAKNNKALSEHLILGPKNAKYTSKTVQNEIMEIAADQIRAFYRTCIQKCPHFSLIADEATSHGKEILSVCLRFLEIDNENFRVKPIKHEVLLDFHFLQRITGKSIADGILQVLQKHEIDVKNCRGQAYDTTASMSSSNSGVQAHIKNNAPDAEFQGCCLHSLNLVICHSSKVQAVKNMIDNCHQAFLYFHNSPKRQRFLEHIIQRLCPSARKSKINGLCKTRWVERHNTFTTILELYPYLIKTWEHICSPADDDNEIYPDGNTWNWDSESRSTANGLKHIFTSFEHVVAFLLSKELLEPIKPIAECLQGRLQEVYFGFKKVDEVKEHYKQLRENVNAEHNRIYHKALNLCRDISSSESMPRVIRGRQTRPNPTVSSPTDYWRVTITIPLLDSIISELEARFSVDTRAHYELCALVPTVITTKDEHQLCTILKSKWSHLLPAEDDLDSELARWKAHCNKFHATLKEKSITHLLSEDADPIFFPNIRELLCILVILPIGSTEAERTFSCLRQIHLWLRTTMTDERLGNLGVLAMQGFSFQLNVEQICKEFATKHSRKMCTSSVLYD is encoded by the coding sequence ATGTCCAGGTCTATTTTAGATTATTTTAGATCAAAAGTTATAGCCCAACAAGGACAGAATCCTCTAAGTGAAACCCTTACTACTGATGGAAGTAACAGTGACAGTGAAGTTGGGGAAGAAGGTTTGATTGACAATGAGACTGAGTCTGGAAGTGAAACTCCAGTCACAATCACTAATGAAAGTGGTATCAACAATGACAGTGATGGGAATGAATGTCAATCTCAGGGCATAAATGAAGAGACAGAGGCTACCCCTTCCACTACTGAAAGTATTAGAGTTAATGCGGATTTCATTGAAGCAGCTAACTGGCCAGATAATTTGACAGTGAGCCTTCAACAATCAACTGGTGAGCTTTGCCGTGAGGTTGCACCAGAAACTTTCCATGATAGTGATCCTGTTGAATTTAATAGCAATGGTGAGCCATCTTATCCTAACGTGAACTTTGTATCTAACTCAGAATCTAGTGATATTCTGCAAGTGGCCATTAGTAGATCAAGAATAATAAAAGATCATGAAAAATATGAATTGATTACTTCATCACAAAGCAATCTAAGGAGCACTGATTTTGACACAGTCTACTTCACTGTTTCTGGAGGAAGGAAAAGAAAACAGATAACTTTTCAATCTCGATGGCTTCAAGATTACAAATGGTTACGTTATGGTTTGGAGAATAGTCAAGGAGGATGGTGTTTGCCCTGCATTTTGTTTTTAACTGACAGTGAAAAGACACATCTCGGTGCATTTGTGTGTACGCCCTTcaagaattacaacaaatccaaGGAGTTGATGGAGAGGCATGCCAAACATGCATATCATTTGAGAGCAGTAGATCATGCCTTTGAATTTACAAGAAGGTGGGCTAATCCTGAATCAAGAATCGATAGTCAGTTAATTGATAAAAGctctaagaattttaaatttaatactgAAGTATTGCCAACAATTGCTGAGACAGTATTATTGTGTGCAAAGCAACGAATTTCTCTCCAAGGTCACAATCAGGataaggtgaactttacacaggagCCATTAAGAAATGAAggaaatttcattgccatactTAGATTGCTGGCAAAGAACAATAAAGCACTGAGCGAACACTTAATACTTGGTCCAAAGAATGCAAAATATACCAGTAAGACCGTTCAAAACGAGATAATGGAAATAGCTGCTGACCAAATTCGTGCATTTTATCGAACCTGCATACAGAAGTGTCCACATTTTTCATTAATTGCTGATGAAGCTACATCTCATGGTAAGGAGATTTTGTCGGTTTGCTTAAGGTTCTTGGAAattgataatgaaaattttcGTGTGAAGCCAATAAAGCACGAAGTGTTACTTGACTTCCATTTTCTTCAGAGGATAACTGGGAAAAGCATTGCAGATGGCATCTTGCAAGTTTTACAAAAACATGAAATTGATGTTAAAAATTGCCGAGGGCAGGCATACGATACAACAGCTTCCATGAGCTCTTCAAATTCTGGTGTACAAGCACATATAAAGAATAATGCACCAGATGCAGAATTTCAAGGTTGCTGCCTGCATAGTTTGAATCTAGTAATATGCCATTCTTCAAAggttcaagctgtaaaaaatatgATTGATAACTGTCATCAGGCGTTCTTATACTTCCACAACTCTCCAAAGAGACAACGGTTTCTTGAACACATAATTCAGCGCTTGTGTCCATCTGCCAGGAAATCTAAGATAAATGGGCTGTGTAAAACAAGATGGGTTGAACGGCATAATACTTTCACCACAATTTTAGAATTGTATCCTTACCTTATTAAGACTTGGGAACATATTTGTTcacctgctgatgatgacaatgaaattTATCCTGATGGAAATACTTGGAACTGGGATTCTGAATCTCGTAGCACTGCTAATGGTTTGAAGCACATTTTTACTAGCTTTGAGCACGTGGTTGCATTTTTGCTATCAAAAGAATTATTGGAGCCGATTAAACCAATTGCAGAATGTTTACAAGGTAGACTACAAGAGGTATACTTTGGTTTTAAAAAAGTTGATGAAGTCAAGGAGCATTACAAGCAACTTCGTGAAAATGTAAATGCTGAACATAATAGAATTTATCATAAAGCTCTAAATCTATGCAGGGATATTAGCAGCAGCGAAAGTATGCCCCGTGTTATAAGAGGCCGTCAAACTAGACCAAACCCTACAGTAAGCTCACCAACTGATTACTGGAGAGTGACAATTACCATTCCTTTGTTAGactcaattataagtgaatTGGAAGCCAGATTTTCTGTAGATACACGAGCACATTATGAACTGTGTGCATTGGTGCCCACTGTAATTACCACAAAAGACGAACATCAACTGTGTACCATCTTAAAATCTAAATGGAGTCATTTGCTACCAGCAGAAGATGACCTTGACAGTGAACTTGCTAGATGGAAAGCTCACTGCAATAAATTCCATGCCACTTTAAAGGAGAAGTCTATAACTCACTTGCTGAGTGAAGATGCAGATCCAATATTCTTCCCCAATATAAGAGAACTCCTGTGCATATTGGTAATACTTCCGATTGGAAGCACTGAAGCAGAAAGGACCTTTTCTTGTCTCAGGCAAATTCATTTGTGGTTGCGCACCACTATGACGGATGAAAGACTGGGCAACCTTGGGGTGTTAGCAATGCAAGGATTTAGCTTTCAACTGAATGTTGAACAAATATGTAAAGAGTTTGCAACTAAACATAGCAGAAAAATGTGTACAAGTAGTGTTTTATATGATTAG